The Gemmatimonadota bacterium genome includes the window TCCGCTCTCTTCCGAGCTGGTCCTCGATTCGGTGGATCGCCTCGAGCAATGCCTCTGGCGTCGAACCCGTGACGCCGGTCGCGGCCAGGTTCCAGAAATCGGGCTGGGCCGCGTTGCCGAGGGGCTCCGTCCGGTACA containing:
- a CDS encoding 2-amino-4-hydroxy-6-hydroxymethyldihydropteridine diphosphokinase; amino-acid sequence: MTAGLELLGAVIEIDGLSWVYRTEPLGNAAQPDFWNLAATGVTGSTPEALLEAIHRIEDQLGRER